In the genome of Cystobacter fuscus DSM 2262, one region contains:
- a CDS encoding 5'-3' exonuclease yields the protein MRLHLVDGTYELFRAHFSPRPGVQSPDGRDVKATVGLAASLLALLHDEHEAVSHVAVAFDNPIHSFRNELFAGYKSDEGVPPELLAQFDAAEEAVRALGLTVWSMKELEADDALGTAAARWAGQVEQVRLLTPDKDLGQCVRGQRVVQVDRKQHKEMDEAAVRARLGVAPASVPDLLALVGDAADGIPGLPGFGEKGASLLLGEYGHLERIPEDAATWTVRPRGAEKLAATLRAHREEALLYRRLATVVTDAPLRESLEDLAWAGVPRERYLAWCDAMGLTTLRSRPQRWAP from the coding sequence ATGCGCCTGCACCTCGTCGATGGGACCTATGAGCTGTTCCGTGCCCACTTTTCACCTCGTCCTGGCGTCCAATCTCCGGACGGTCGGGACGTGAAGGCCACGGTGGGGCTCGCCGCCTCGCTGCTCGCGCTCCTGCACGACGAGCACGAGGCGGTGAGCCACGTGGCGGTGGCCTTCGACAACCCCATCCACTCGTTCCGCAACGAGCTGTTCGCCGGGTACAAGTCCGACGAGGGCGTCCCCCCGGAGCTGCTCGCGCAGTTCGACGCGGCCGAGGAGGCGGTGCGCGCGCTCGGGCTCACCGTGTGGTCCATGAAGGAACTGGAGGCGGATGACGCGCTGGGCACCGCCGCCGCGCGCTGGGCCGGCCAGGTGGAGCAGGTGCGCCTGCTCACCCCGGACAAGGACCTGGGGCAGTGCGTGCGCGGCCAGCGCGTGGTGCAGGTGGACCGCAAGCAACACAAGGAGATGGACGAGGCGGCGGTGCGGGCGCGGCTGGGCGTGGCGCCGGCGAGCGTGCCGGACCTGCTGGCGCTCGTGGGCGACGCCGCGGATGGCATCCCCGGCCTGCCCGGCTTCGGCGAGAAGGGCGCGAGCCTGCTGCTCGGAGAGTACGGCCACCTGGAGCGCATCCCCGAGGACGCGGCCACGTGGACGGTGCGGCCCCGGGGCGCGGAGAAGCTCGCGGCCACCCTGCGCGCCCACCGCGAGGAGGCGCTGCTCTACCGCCGGCTCGCCACCGTGGTGACGGACGCGCCCCTGCGCGAGTCGCTCGAGGATCTGGCCTGGGCGGGCGTCCCCCGCGAGCGCTACCTCGCGTGGTGTGACGCGATGGGCCTCACCACGCTGCGCTCGCGCCCCCAGCGCTGGGCGCCGTGA
- a CDS encoding GNAT family N-acetyltransferase — translation MPPDISQAPLTTPRLLLTLLPPDAAARVLAYHLANREHLGPVSPARPDNFFTVTWWRSRLAQDAEDWRRGLALRLFLLSRAAPPTTSPVLGSVSLNDIRRGPLQCAELGFGLDARHQGLGLMSEAVSAVCDHAFGALGLHRLMANHLPDNHRSAAVLRRVGFQVEGLARQSVLIEGRWRDHVLTARVAPEPHED, via the coding sequence ATGCCTCCGGACATCTCCCAGGCCCCGCTCACCACGCCGCGGTTGCTGCTGACCCTGCTGCCGCCGGATGCCGCCGCGCGCGTGCTCGCCTATCACCTCGCCAACCGAGAGCACCTGGGACCCGTGTCACCCGCGCGCCCGGACAACTTCTTCACCGTCACCTGGTGGCGCTCGCGCCTGGCCCAGGACGCCGAGGACTGGCGGCGCGGCCTGGCCCTGCGCCTCTTCCTGCTGTCGCGCGCGGCCCCGCCCACCACGAGCCCGGTGCTGGGCAGCGTGTCGCTCAACGACATCCGCCGCGGGCCCCTGCAATGCGCCGAGCTGGGCTTCGGGCTCGACGCGCGCCACCAGGGCCTGGGGTTGATGAGCGAGGCGGTGAGCGCCGTGTGCGACCATGCCTTCGGGGCCCTGGGCCTGCACCGGCTGATGGCCAACCACCTGCCGGACAACCACCGCAGCGCCGCGGTGCTGCGCCGCGTGGGCTTCCAGGTCGAGGGGCTCGCGCGCCAGTCCGTCCTCATCGAGGGCCGCTGGAGGGACCATGTCCTCACGGCACGCGTGGCGCCCGAGCCGCACGAGGACTGA
- a CDS encoding alpha/beta hydrolase-fold protein: protein MGAVTMVLVAWLMTGSPGQEASPPGTPGSFVAKTLTVRGVSYSYSVYLPPHYRPGQVWPVILALHGANSRGTEGTRQRSQRLAAAVRLYPERYPALLVLPQCPPGADWSGDVADFALQAVDRTLAEYGGDRRRVYLAGESIGAQGAVRFAARFPERFAAVLSVAERSADRTVVERLKGVPLWMWHGDADKEVPVSESRAFLELFKAVGNTSVRYTELPGLGHDIFDTVYLDEAVSTWLFAQRRSQ from the coding sequence ATGGGCGCGGTCACGATGGTGCTGGTGGCGTGGTTGATGACGGGCTCGCCGGGGCAGGAAGCGTCTCCTCCGGGCACTCCGGGCTCGTTCGTCGCCAAGACGCTCACCGTGCGCGGGGTGTCGTATTCCTACTCCGTCTATCTCCCACCCCACTACCGCCCCGGACAGGTATGGCCGGTCATCCTGGCGCTGCATGGGGCGAACTCGCGCGGCACGGAGGGCACGCGGCAGCGCTCGCAGCGTCTGGCGGCGGCGGTGCGGCTGTACCCCGAGCGCTACCCGGCCCTGCTGGTGCTTCCCCAGTGTCCGCCCGGCGCGGACTGGAGCGGGGACGTGGCGGACTTCGCCCTGCAGGCCGTGGACAGGACGTTGGCCGAGTACGGGGGAGATCGCCGACGGGTGTACCTGGCGGGGGAGTCCATCGGGGCCCAGGGCGCGGTGCGCTTCGCGGCGCGCTTCCCGGAGCGCTTCGCCGCCGTGCTGTCGGTGGCCGAGCGCTCGGCGGACCGCACCGTGGTGGAGCGGCTCAAGGGCGTGCCCCTGTGGATGTGGCACGGCGACGCGGACAAGGAGGTGCCCGTCTCCGAGAGCCGCGCCTTCCTGGAGCTGTTCAAGGCCGTGGGCAACACCTCCGTGCGCTACACGGAGCTGCCCGGCCTGGGCCATGACATCTTCGACACCGTCTACCTCGACGAGGCGGTGAGCACCTGGCTCTTCGCCCAGCGCCGCTCCCAGTAA
- a CDS encoding GlsB/YeaQ/YmgE family stress response membrane protein, protein MGSGLCSWIILGFFAGLIARAVMPGRQAMGIIATTLLGIGGSFMGGFLASVIRGGSWRFFQASSFIGAIIGAIVLLFIGSMMSGRR, encoded by the coding sequence ATGGGCTCGGGCCTGTGTTCGTGGATCATCTTGGGATTCTTCGCGGGCCTCATCGCCCGCGCCGTCATGCCGGGCCGTCAGGCCATGGGCATCATCGCCACCACCCTGCTGGGCATCGGCGGCTCGTTCATGGGCGGCTTCCTCGCCTCGGTGATCCGCGGCGGCAGCTGGCGCTTCTTCCAGGCCAGCAGCTTCATCGGCGCCATCATCGGCGCCATCGTGCTGCTCTTCATCGGCTCGATGATGTCCGGCAGACGTTAG
- the bioA gene encoding adenosylmethionine--8-amino-7-oxononanoate transaminase, with translation MQRSEVVALDKRHVWHPYTPMDAYIATTDPLVVVGAEGPYLFDADGTRYLDANGSWWVSTLGHRHPRLVRALTEQAGAFPHTSLAGVTHAPAARLASELVALAPGAGGPGAERLSRVFYSDNGSTAVEVAIKMAAQYWAQNGRPARTRFITLSGAFHGETIGATSVGGVEVFRDVFGPLLFDVVHVPSPAEPAGWERAFAQVEATLRAHPDEIAAVILEPLIQGAAGMHVYAPAFLRAVREATRAVDTFLIADEVFTGLGRTGARFACDLADVVPDLLCLAKALSGGLLPFAATLATERVFCGFGGGSERALYYGHSYCGNPLGAAVAREVLAVYRDEDVLGQVARKAPRVKAAFERMAADIPGVTRPRALGLVGAVDLGGGGYLARAGWRVYEAARRRGLYLRPLGDTVYVAPALNIPDAALDELLAGVEASLREVARAGG, from the coding sequence ATGCAGCGCTCGGAAGTCGTCGCCCTGGACAAGCGGCATGTGTGGCACCCCTACACCCCCATGGACGCGTACATCGCCACGACGGATCCCCTCGTCGTCGTGGGCGCCGAGGGGCCCTACCTGTTCGACGCGGATGGCACGCGCTATCTGGACGCCAACGGCTCGTGGTGGGTGTCCACCCTGGGGCATCGCCACCCGCGGCTGGTGCGCGCCCTCACCGAGCAGGCCGGGGCCTTTCCCCACACCTCGCTCGCGGGGGTGACGCACGCGCCGGCCGCGCGGCTGGCCTCGGAGCTCGTCGCCCTGGCGCCGGGCGCGGGGGGGCCCGGGGCGGAGCGGCTCTCGCGCGTCTTCTACTCGGACAACGGGAGCACGGCGGTGGAGGTGGCCATCAAGATGGCGGCCCAGTACTGGGCGCAGAACGGACGGCCCGCGCGCACGCGCTTCATCACGCTCTCGGGGGCCTTCCATGGCGAGACGATCGGCGCCACGAGCGTGGGCGGGGTGGAGGTGTTCCGCGACGTCTTCGGGCCGCTGCTCTTCGACGTGGTGCACGTGCCTTCCCCCGCCGAGCCCGCGGGCTGGGAGCGCGCCTTCGCCCAGGTGGAGGCCACGCTGCGCGCGCACCCGGACGAGATCGCCGCCGTCATCCTCGAGCCGCTCATCCAGGGCGCGGCGGGCATGCACGTGTACGCGCCGGCCTTCCTCCGGGCGGTGCGCGAGGCCACGCGCGCGGTGGACACCTTCCTCATCGCCGACGAGGTCTTCACGGGCCTGGGGCGCACGGGGGCGCGCTTCGCGTGCGACCTGGCGGACGTGGTGCCGGATCTGCTGTGTCTGGCCAAGGCGCTGTCGGGGGGCCTCTTGCCCTTCGCGGCGACGCTGGCCACCGAGCGGGTGTTCTGCGGCTTCGGGGGCGGGAGCGAGCGGGCGCTGTATTACGGGCACTCGTACTGCGGCAACCCGCTGGGCGCGGCGGTGGCGCGCGAGGTGCTCGCGGTGTACCGGGACGAGGACGTGCTCGGGCAGGTGGCGCGCAAGGCGCCCCGGGTGAAGGCCGCCTTCGAGCGCATGGCCGCGGACATCCCCGGCGTGACGCGGCCCCGGGCGCTGGGCCTGGTGGGCGCGGTGGACCTGGGCGGCGGAGGCTACCTGGCCCGGGCGGGCTGGCGGGTGTACGAGGCGGCGCGGCGGCGCGGCCTGTACCTGCGCCCCCTGGGCGACACGGTGTACGTGGCCCCCGCGCTCAACATCCCGGACGCCGCGCTGGACGAGCTGCTCGCGGGGGTGGAAGCCAGCCTGCGCGAGGTGGCCCGCGCGGGCGGCTGA
- a CDS encoding GNAT family N-acetyltransferase has protein sequence MEPVAANLRLRLLESITDVSATEWNALAGPEAPPFIRHEWLAAMEESGSATLESGWEPQHLTLWRDGKLVAASPAYRKHHSMGEYIYDFSWAGAAERLGVEYYPKLVVGAPLSPATSARFLIAPGEDVPALRLTLLRAAVESAKESGCSSVHFLYPREDEADMLGAEGLARRITLQFHWKNPGYRTYDDYLSRFDAKRRSQIKRERAAATTQGITVRTVRGGEVGEEHARRAFGFYEATCASRGPWGQVQLTEDFFVRIFRAMPDTVELVQAERAGKVIAGAFNLATPERLYGRYWGCHEEHPFLHFHVCLYHSVEDNIRAGRRVFEPGAGGEHKIARGFEPTAVHSAHLLFNQTLDKAVRDFLHREHAHLQPAVEQAEQVAGLKPWPLPGRASGT, from the coding sequence ATGGAGCCCGTGGCCGCCAACCTCCGCCTCCGCCTCCTCGAATCCATCACCGATGTCTCCGCCACCGAGTGGAACGCCCTCGCCGGACCCGAGGCGCCTCCGTTCATCCGCCATGAGTGGCTCGCCGCCATGGAGGAGAGCGGCAGCGCGACGCTCGAGTCGGGGTGGGAGCCCCAGCACCTGACGCTCTGGCGCGACGGCAAGCTCGTGGCGGCCTCGCCCGCCTACCGCAAGCACCACAGCATGGGCGAGTACATCTACGACTTCTCGTGGGCGGGCGCCGCCGAGCGGCTCGGCGTGGAGTACTACCCCAAGCTCGTGGTGGGCGCGCCGCTGTCGCCGGCCACCAGCGCGCGCTTCCTCATCGCCCCGGGCGAGGACGTGCCCGCGCTGCGGCTCACGCTCCTGCGCGCGGCGGTGGAGAGCGCGAAGGAGAGTGGCTGCTCCTCGGTGCACTTCCTCTACCCGCGCGAGGACGAGGCGGACATGCTGGGAGCCGAGGGGCTCGCGCGCCGCATCACCCTGCAGTTCCACTGGAAGAACCCGGGCTATCGCACCTACGACGACTACCTCTCGCGCTTCGACGCCAAGCGCCGCTCTCAAATCAAGCGCGAGCGGGCGGCGGCCACCACCCAGGGCATCACCGTGCGCACGGTGCGCGGGGGCGAGGTGGGCGAGGAGCATGCCCGGCGCGCCTTCGGCTTCTACGAGGCCACGTGCGCGAGCCGGGGCCCCTGGGGGCAGGTGCAGCTCACCGAGGACTTCTTCGTGCGCATCTTCCGCGCGATGCCGGACACGGTGGAGCTCGTGCAGGCCGAGCGCGCGGGCAAGGTCATCGCCGGGGCCTTCAACCTCGCCACGCCCGAGCGCCTCTATGGCCGCTATTGGGGGTGCCACGAGGAGCATCCCTTCCTGCACTTCCACGTGTGCCTGTACCACTCGGTGGAGGACAACATCCGCGCGGGGCGCCGCGTGTTCGAGCCCGGCGCGGGGGGCGAGCACAAGATCGCCCGGGGCTTCGAGCCCACGGCGGTGCACAGCGCGCACCTGCTGTTCAACCAGACGCTGGACAAGGCGGTGCGCGACTTCCTCCACCGCGAGCATGCGCACCTGCAACCCGCCGTCGAGCAGGCCGAGCAGGTCGCGGGGCTCAAGCCCTGGCCCCTGCCCGGCCGGGCCTCGGGGACGTGA
- a CDS encoding suppressor of fused domain protein, protein MKAPETDEAFVQWYEDCWADRDEVEYPKLFGNISEEVYTLDVTGALEAWMDSGEPSAAKELDPNWGPMGVRVAPPTPEYPYWTYVTSGLSNPFTLSPGEEVQEGAISGLGYEMVIHTPEEERWPVLRLMDMMAYNLVCARLFAVGHRYPVEGTLTGGESKLNGFVFVTDPSRPAHFQLESGRVQLLTLVGVTKNEMAFSRSNGMDRLMAKLVAAGTGYITHPGREQVPL, encoded by the coding sequence ATGAAAGCGCCTGAGACGGATGAAGCCTTCGTGCAGTGGTATGAGGACTGCTGGGCGGACCGGGACGAGGTGGAGTACCCCAAGCTCTTCGGCAATATCAGCGAGGAGGTCTACACGCTGGATGTGACGGGTGCGCTGGAAGCGTGGATGGACAGTGGCGAGCCCTCCGCGGCGAAGGAACTCGATCCCAACTGGGGCCCCATGGGAGTGCGGGTCGCGCCCCCCACGCCCGAGTACCCCTACTGGACGTACGTGACGAGCGGCCTGTCCAACCCCTTCACCCTGTCCCCCGGAGAAGAGGTGCAGGAGGGGGCGATAAGTGGGCTGGGCTACGAGATGGTCATCCACACGCCCGAGGAGGAGCGCTGGCCGGTGCTGCGGCTCATGGACATGATGGCCTACAACCTGGTGTGCGCGCGGCTGTTCGCCGTGGGGCACCGCTACCCGGTGGAGGGCACGCTCACGGGCGGCGAGTCCAAGCTCAACGGCTTCGTCTTCGTGACGGATCCCTCGCGCCCCGCGCACTTCCAGCTGGAGTCGGGCCGCGTGCAGTTGCTCACGCTGGTGGGCGTGACGAAGAACGAGATGGCCTTCAGCCGCTCCAACGGCATGGATCGACTGATGGCGAAGCTGGTGGCGGCGGGCACCGGCTACATCACCCACCCGGGGCGGGAGCAGGTGCCGCTCTAG
- a CDS encoding WD40/YVTN/BNR-like repeat-containing protein, whose amino-acid sequence MPERDWERLGELAGGLKASAVGVGPEGLGWVGGVEEPAEGGLLERMKARRARLLRVAAGNPTSVWEGAGWVQALDCSGPVGAAIVGTLRASGTGSDYHLLVSVDGGREWRARGPVGAPTLSQVLAVSERELWVLGAGFLGHTADGGATWKEVRLAGERDPRTERLRRVEGGVALLGQGLSLSLDGGQTWSPREVGAARVVDVDGAFVAALVDGQTRVGERQDTGVRWGEPLPAGREPVRLVATEGVLRVLTRGVEPARGIEPALHVSEDGGSTWSHHPLPLGPRVDISGREWALGVDAGGVLLGRLA is encoded by the coding sequence GTGCCGGAGAGAGACTGGGAGCGTCTGGGAGAGCTGGCTGGAGGCCTGAAGGCCAGCGCGGTCGGGGTGGGCCCCGAGGGCCTCGGGTGGGTGGGGGGGGTGGAGGAGCCCGCGGAGGGAGGCCTGTTGGAGCGGATGAAGGCCCGGCGCGCCCGGCTGCTGCGCGTGGCGGCGGGCAACCCGACGAGCGTCTGGGAGGGGGCGGGCTGGGTGCAGGCCCTGGATTGCTCCGGCCCGGTGGGCGCCGCCATCGTCGGCACGCTGCGCGCCTCGGGCACGGGCTCGGACTACCACCTGCTGGTGTCGGTGGATGGGGGCCGCGAGTGGCGGGCGCGAGGGCCCGTGGGCGCGCCGACGCTCTCGCAGGTGCTGGCCGTCAGCGAGCGGGAGCTCTGGGTGCTGGGCGCCGGGTTCCTCGGGCACACCGCGGATGGGGGCGCCACGTGGAAGGAGGTCCGCCTGGCTGGAGAGCGGGACCCGCGCACCGAGCGGTTGCGGCGCGTGGAGGGGGGCGTGGCGCTCCTGGGGCAGGGCCTGTCGCTCTCGCTGGACGGAGGCCAGACGTGGAGTCCCCGGGAGGTGGGGGCCGCGCGCGTGGTGGACGTGGACGGGGCCTTCGTCGCCGCGCTCGTGGACGGCCAGACGCGGGTGGGCGAGCGTCAGGACACCGGGGTGCGCTGGGGCGAGCCGTTGCCCGCGGGCCGCGAGCCGGTGCGGCTGGTGGCCACCGAGGGCGTGCTGCGGGTGCTCACCCGCGGCGTGGAGCCGGCCCGGGGCATCGAGCCCGCGCTGCACGTGAGCGAGGATGGGGGAAGCACCTGGTCCCATCACCCGCTGCCGCTCGGGCCCCGGGTGGATATCTCCGGCCGGGAGTGGGCGCTGGGCGTGGACGCGGGCGGCGTCCTCCTGGGCCGCCTCGCGTGA
- a CDS encoding outer membrane beta-barrel protein: protein MKKATVGVVAGVAVLTLGAGTALARDEVRRESGADMRGVSVLVGGGVEGYTSSLGSNIRPGAAYGATLMLRPSKVLGVELGYSGAANNFNRGTVATSGTTRGPDVMRNGAQAVATLGLTAAPLQPYVLAGVGLSRYNVRAEASGFQDDTVGNVPLGGGLRLHIGDFTADARVNYNVLLDQQFATAVPSTTPGTPVNEAFSNGGTYTGTLNLGATF, encoded by the coding sequence ATGAAGAAGGCAACTGTGGGAGTGGTGGCGGGCGTGGCGGTGCTGACCCTGGGCGCGGGCACGGCCCTGGCACGCGACGAGGTCCGCCGGGAGTCCGGCGCGGACATGCGGGGCGTGTCCGTGCTCGTCGGCGGAGGCGTGGAGGGCTACACCAGCTCACTCGGCTCGAACATCCGCCCGGGCGCCGCCTACGGCGCCACGCTCATGCTCCGTCCGTCCAAGGTGCTGGGCGTGGAGCTCGGCTACTCGGGCGCGGCGAACAACTTCAACCGTGGCACGGTGGCCACGTCCGGCACGACGCGCGGCCCGGACGTGATGCGCAACGGCGCCCAGGCGGTGGCCACCCTCGGCCTCACCGCCGCGCCCCTGCAGCCCTACGTGCTCGCGGGCGTCGGCCTCAGCCGCTACAACGTCCGCGCCGAGGCCTCCGGCTTCCAGGACGACACCGTGGGCAACGTGCCGCTCGGCGGCGGACTGCGCCTGCACATCGGCGACTTCACCGCGGATGCGCGCGTGAACTACAACGTCCTGCTCGATCAGCAGTTCGCCACCGCCGTGCCCTCCACCACCCCGGGCACCCCGGTGAACGAGGCCTTCAGCAACGGCGGCACCTACACGGGCACCCTCAACCTCGGCGCGACCTTCTGA
- a CDS encoding Crp/Fnr family transcriptional regulator: MPPYSQLLAQIPMFEQLSEEELGHLSGLMQQRRYAKGEVIFHKGDVGTALFIVRRGEVAIRLSSSEGREVILSMLHRGDSFGELALLDGEPRSTDAVAREETHLLSLHQEDFRRFLADRPLVAMRLLAVLSRMVRRVTQLVHDAAFLEGRARLVRVLLELARTQGQPGPGGGIVLPKRTQVELANQCGVTRESVNKWLRHYVQDGLLTLDGGQITLLDVERLRRDVE, encoded by the coding sequence ATGCCGCCCTATTCGCAACTGCTGGCGCAGATCCCCATGTTCGAGCAGCTCTCGGAGGAGGAGCTGGGGCATCTGTCGGGGCTGATGCAGCAGCGGCGCTACGCCAAGGGCGAGGTCATCTTCCACAAGGGGGACGTGGGGACGGCCTTGTTCATCGTCCGCCGGGGCGAGGTGGCCATCCGGTTGAGTTCCTCGGAGGGCCGGGAGGTCATCCTGTCGATGCTGCACCGGGGCGATTCCTTCGGGGAGCTGGCGCTGCTGGATGGAGAGCCGCGCTCGACGGACGCGGTGGCGCGCGAGGAGACGCACCTGTTGAGCCTGCACCAGGAGGACTTCCGGCGCTTCCTCGCGGATCGGCCCCTGGTGGCCATGCGCCTGCTGGCGGTGCTCAGCCGCATGGTGCGGCGCGTCACCCAATTGGTGCATGACGCCGCCTTCCTGGAAGGGCGCGCGCGGCTGGTGCGGGTGTTGCTGGAGCTGGCGCGCACCCAGGGGCAGCCGGGCCCCGGGGGGGGCATCGTGCTGCCCAAGCGCACCCAGGTGGAGCTGGCCAATCAGTGTGGGGTGACGCGCGAGAGCGTCAACAAGTGGCTGCGCCACTACGTGCAGGACGGCTTGCTCACCCTCGACGGGGGGCAGATCACCCTGTTGGATGTCGAGCGCCTGCGTCGGGACGTGGAGTAG
- a CDS encoding serine/threonine protein kinase yields the protein MSNPSGHPTLPARFGRYVLLSHLGRGGMADIYRGVALGVGGFAKPVVVKRVLPEAILQESAVKMFIEEARLSALLQHMNIAQIFDFGEQRGEYFIAMEFIHGRDLHDLMRRMAARGQGIPVHIACYIAMEVLKGLDYAHRARSAAGEPLQLVHRDVNPTNIIISFEGEVKLLDFGVALVGNSGSTNNVRGKPGYIPPEQLARKKADGRGDIFALGITLYEMLARRHAFKQGTVMDVLKQTVALRARPLRLQDAAPFLPAPLCNVVNRSVLANPDERYQTAADVLDALDEFLLSAGLRVSQRDLAALMATCYEPEVRAPPVQPPIPPDLLAQEAPPTATSPTYTVREPGGGLYLMKLGEEDVQLLFASGKLSPDVQVSQSGGPFLSPSAFPRLSASADAARERLAARRATAPRPRYAGNLTLASPLRVMARLMLARVTGRLHFEDNRVHKELFLKAGQIIAVRSSLAADRFGPFLLSKGKLSTEQWQRAVEGTRPFSGRLLEALLSSRALSPAELAEWTLEHRRSVALGLLTWARGRYAFFEHDTPINDGSEERLGGLALLNEGLRMHYPLERLVREQEPLRHKPLYRNLDAPVTANDLSLSASELRAASLLNKPGHTLSGALAELKRPEDEVALRRVALLFTEVGLLASA from the coding sequence ATGAGCAACCCGTCTGGCCACCCCACCCTGCCGGCGCGCTTCGGCCGCTATGTCCTGCTCAGCCACCTGGGGCGCGGGGGCATGGCGGACATCTACCGCGGCGTGGCGCTCGGGGTCGGGGGCTTCGCCAAGCCCGTGGTCGTCAAGCGCGTGCTCCCCGAGGCCATCCTCCAGGAGTCCGCGGTGAAGATGTTCATCGAGGAGGCGCGGCTGTCGGCGCTCCTGCAGCACATGAACATCGCGCAGATCTTCGACTTCGGGGAGCAGCGCGGCGAGTACTTCATCGCCATGGAGTTCATCCATGGCCGCGACCTGCACGACCTGATGCGGCGCATGGCGGCGCGCGGCCAGGGCATCCCCGTGCACATCGCCTGCTACATCGCCATGGAGGTGCTCAAGGGCCTGGACTACGCGCACCGCGCGCGCTCGGCCGCGGGCGAGCCCCTGCAGCTGGTGCACCGCGACGTCAACCCCACCAACATCATCATCTCCTTCGAGGGAGAGGTGAAGCTGCTCGACTTCGGCGTGGCGCTGGTGGGCAACTCGGGCAGCACCAACAACGTGCGCGGCAAGCCGGGCTACATCCCGCCCGAGCAGCTCGCGCGCAAGAAGGCCGACGGGCGCGGAGACATCTTCGCGCTCGGCATCACCCTCTACGAGATGCTCGCGCGGCGCCATGCCTTCAAGCAGGGCACGGTGATGGACGTGCTCAAGCAGACGGTGGCGCTGCGCGCCCGGCCCCTGCGCCTGCAGGACGCGGCCCCCTTCCTGCCCGCGCCGCTGTGCAACGTGGTCAACCGCAGCGTGCTGGCCAACCCGGACGAGCGCTACCAGACGGCCGCCGACGTGCTCGACGCGCTGGATGAGTTCCTCCTGTCCGCCGGGCTGCGCGTGTCCCAGCGCGACCTCGCCGCGCTCATGGCCACCTGCTACGAGCCCGAGGTGCGCGCGCCCCCCGTGCAGCCGCCCATCCCCCCGGACCTGCTCGCCCAGGAGGCTCCCCCCACGGCCACCAGCCCCACGTACACCGTGCGCGAGCCGGGCGGCGGGCTCTATCTCATGAAGCTGGGCGAGGAGGACGTGCAGCTGCTCTTCGCCTCCGGCAAGCTCTCGCCCGACGTGCAGGTGTCCCAGTCCGGCGGCCCCTTCCTGTCCCCCTCCGCCTTCCCGCGCCTGAGCGCCTCGGCGGACGCCGCCCGCGAGCGCCTCGCCGCCCGGCGCGCCACCGCTCCCCGCCCCCGCTACGCCGGCAACCTCACCCTCGCCTCGCCCCTGCGCGTCATGGCGCGGCTGATGCTCGCGCGCGTCACCGGCCGGCTGCACTTCGAGGACAACCGCGTCCACAAGGAGCTGTTCCTCAAGGCGGGGCAGATCATCGCCGTGCGCTCGAGCCTCGCCGCGGACCGCTTCGGCCCCTTCCTGCTGAGCAAGGGCAAGCTGTCCACCGAGCAGTGGCAGCGCGCGGTGGAGGGCACGCGCCCCTTCTCCGGCCGGCTCCTGGAGGCGCTGCTGTCCTCGCGCGCCCTGTCGCCCGCGGAGCTCGCCGAGTGGACGCTCGAGCACCGCCGCTCCGTGGCGCTCGGCCTGCTCACCTGGGCGCGCGGCCGCTACGCCTTCTTCGAGCACGACACGCCCATCAACGATGGCTCCGAGGAGCGGCTGGGGGGCCTCGCCCTGCTCAACGAGGGCCTGCGCATGCACTACCCCCTGGAGCGCCTGGTGCGCGAGCAGGAGCCGCTGCGCCACAAGCCGCTCTACCGCAACCTGGACGCCCCCGTGACGGCCAACGACCTGAGCCTGTCGGCCTCCGAGCTGCGCGCCGCCTCGCTGCTGAACAAGCCGGGCCATACCCTCTCCGGCGCGCTTGCGGAACTCAAGCGTCCGGAGGATGAAGTGGCCCTGCGCCGGGTGGCGTTGCTCTTCACCGAGGTCGGGCTGCTGGCATCGGCCTGA